Proteins from a single region of Candidatus Thorarchaeota archaeon:
- a CDS encoding ABC transporter permease, which produces MPKVRSFWIPSYIEDMKPRLRELRYSLYLIRKSPLVLIGLVIISIFISGALAAPWLAPYGPEERIWADTNLPPMSESTRSGRPIHYWGTDDTGGDIFSRILWGAQLDLRIAITVVIVAIIIGVSLGAIAGYFGGAVDEVIMRVTDVFFSFPSLILAMAIVMALGERSMANISVALMVTWWPFYARLVRGQVLAEREKLYVEAARSVGARDSRIILFHIIPNTIQPLIVQATMDTGAVLLTAAGLSFIGFGPSAGVAEWGLMISIGQLYFTSNIWPVFFPGMAILLTSLAFNLVGDGIRDILDPKLRRR; this is translated from the coding sequence CTGCCTAAAGTAAGGAGCTTCTGGATTCCTAGCTACATCGAAGACATGAAACCTCGTTTGAGAGAGCTTCGATACAGCCTCTATTTGATCAGGAAAAGCCCCCTAGTTCTAATCGGACTTGTAATAATTTCCATTTTCATTTCCGGTGCTCTAGCGGCTCCTTGGCTCGCACCATATGGTCCCGAGGAGCGGATTTGGGCCGATACCAATTTACCTCCGATGTCTGAAAGTACTAGATCCGGTCGACCTATCCATTACTGGGGCACTGATGACACTGGCGGAGATATCTTCAGTCGGATACTCTGGGGTGCACAACTGGACCTGAGGATAGCAATTACGGTTGTGATTGTCGCCATCATTATTGGCGTTTCTTTAGGAGCAATTGCAGGCTATTTCGGAGGTGCCGTAGATGAAGTCATAATGAGGGTGACAGACGTTTTCTTTTCCTTTCCATCATTGATTCTCGCAATGGCAATCGTAATGGCTCTAGGGGAACGTAGCATGGCCAACATTTCAGTTGCTCTAATGGTCACATGGTGGCCTTTTTATGCCCGCCTTGTACGTGGACAGGTTTTGGCTGAACGCGAAAAGCTCTATGTAGAAGCGGCGAGGTCAGTAGGTGCCCGTGATAGCAGAATCATACTGTTTCATATTATCCCAAATACTATTCAGCCACTAATTGTTCAAGCTACGATGGATACAGGTGCTGTGCTTCTGACGGCCGCTGGCCTTTCCTTCATTGGCTTTGGTCCTTCTGCTGGTGTTGCTGAGTGGGGATTAATGATTTCGATTGGGCAGTTGTATTTCACTTCGAATATCTGGCCTGTTTTCTTCCCAGGCATGGCAATTCTGTTAACATCATTAGCTTTCAATCTAGTAGGGGACGGTATCAGAGACATACTTGATCCTAAGCTAAGACGGAGGTAG